In one window of Sphaerodactylus townsendi isolate TG3544 unplaced genomic scaffold, MPM_Stown_v2.3 scaffold_59, whole genome shotgun sequence DNA:
- the LOC125425491 gene encoding olfactory receptor 11H12-like, with translation MALDLHLAICHPPVTQCLCLRGFGHLLAASCWLSGFLWFLTPVALISQLCFCGPNVLDHFLCDPGPLLSLSCTPAPRTETTFYSLSSIAIFGTFLFIVCSYTAVLLAVAKVPSAAGRQKAFSTCSSHLAVVSLFYGSIMATYVVPEASGSSSKVVTCIYALMTPLLNPLIYSLRNKEMKGALRKTLWGKQRL, from the coding sequence ATGGCCTTGGACCTGCACTTGGCCATCTGCCACCCACCTGTTACCCAGTGCCTATGTCTCAGAGGTTTTGGCCATTTGCTAGCTGCTTCATGTTGGCTCTCTGGCTTCCTGTGGTTCCTGACACCCGTCGCTTTGATCTCCCAGCTCTGCTTCTGCGGCCCCAACGTTCTCGACCATTTCCTCTGCGACCCAGGCCCTCTGCTGTCCTTGTCCTGCACGCCGGCACCTCGCACAGAAACGACCTTCTACAGCCTGAGCTCGATTGCCATTTTCGGAACGTTCCTCTTCATCGTGTGCTCCTACACTGCAGTTCTGCTGGCCGTAGCAAAGGTGCCTTCTGCTGCCGGGAGGCAAAAAGCCTTCTCCACTTGCAGCTCACACTTGGCCGTGGTGAGCCTTTTCTACGGGTCCATCATGGCCACCTACGTAGTCCCTGAAGCTTCGGGAAGCAGCAGCAAGGTGGTGACCTGCATCTATGCCCTGATGACCCCTTTGCTCAACCCACTTATCTATAGCTTGAGGAACAAAGAGATGAAAGGCGCCTTGAGAAAGACTTTGTGGGGGAAACAGAGGCTCTGA